In the Mycolicibacter sp. MU0102 genome, one interval contains:
- a CDS encoding nuclear transport factor 2 family protein, protein MFDEARFRQAIAKPRLRQPLPDYLPGNRAGGKVDERAGGKVKVLNEFELNAMTQQWFVDLDRKIAHYADRGIGVAFAAEWAKKYWWSWLMRDMSLNHELYTPDLRYKVIVRYIGSGHFSGTLRFYPYDESTPAIHGVGTFAQCTAVDRYHFNADGLMYEGETLFDLLDATQSAGVLPSDDSWLFRAPMGASRLPRLVQNARRTLRLG, encoded by the coding sequence ATGTTCGACGAAGCCCGATTTCGGCAAGCCATCGCCAAGCCGAGGCTGCGCCAGCCGTTGCCGGACTATCTTCCCGGCAACCGGGCGGGTGGGAAGGTCGACGAGCGGGCGGGTGGGAAAGTCAAGGTGCTCAACGAGTTTGAGCTCAACGCCATGACGCAGCAGTGGTTCGTTGACCTGGACCGCAAGATCGCTCACTATGCCGACCGTGGGATCGGCGTGGCCTTCGCGGCCGAATGGGCCAAAAAGTATTGGTGGAGTTGGCTGATGAGGGATATGTCACTCAACCACGAGCTCTATACCCCGGACCTGCGCTACAAGGTCATCGTTCGCTACATCGGCAGCGGGCACTTCAGTGGCACCCTGCGGTTCTATCCCTACGACGAGTCGACCCCGGCGATCCACGGTGTCGGTACGTTCGCGCAGTGCACTGCGGTGGACCGCTATCACTTCAACGCCGACGGGCTGATGTATGAAGGGGAGACGCTGTTCGACCTGCTCGATGCCACCCAATCGGCCGGCGTCCTGCCGTCGGACGACAGTTGGCTGTTCCGGGCGCCGATGGGCGCCTCGCGGCTGCCCCGGTTGGTGCAGAACGCCCGTCGCACGCTGCGCCTGGGCTGA
- a CDS encoding TetR/AcrR family transcriptional regulator — MGGEREPRVWRGQTHDARSQARRTQLIEAGVELLGTGGTAGVTMRAACRDAGLSLRYFYESFSDTDELILAVYDRCNAELLATMAGVAGKAAPISVALDRATAYFEEDPRRLRILLREPQSSSLLADHRADILPGLLGALIGSSGIGNSSPITAAQAMGASALSGALTTLVLDWADGRLRVSRAELVKFAADLVRAELSLAIPSQR; from the coding sequence ATGGGTGGCGAGCGGGAGCCGCGGGTGTGGCGCGGTCAGACCCACGATGCCCGGTCCCAGGCACGTCGGACTCAGCTGATCGAGGCGGGGGTGGAGCTGCTGGGCACCGGGGGCACGGCCGGCGTCACCATGCGCGCGGCGTGCCGCGACGCCGGGCTCAGTCTTCGCTACTTCTACGAAAGCTTCAGTGACACAGACGAGCTGATCCTGGCCGTATACGACCGGTGCAACGCAGAGCTGCTTGCCACCATGGCCGGTGTCGCCGGCAAAGCGGCGCCGATCAGCGTGGCACTCGACAGGGCGACAGCCTATTTCGAGGAAGATCCACGTCGGCTGCGAATCCTGCTGCGCGAACCGCAGTCCAGCAGCCTGTTGGCCGATCATCGCGCCGATATCCTGCCCGGCCTACTGGGCGCGCTGATCGGCTCATCCGGCATCGGCAATTCGTCGCCCATCACCGCTGCACAAGCCATGGGTGCCAGCGCGCTGTCCGGAGCGCTCACCACACTGGTTCTCGACTGGGCCGATGGCCGTCTGCGCGTCAGCCGTGCCGAACTGGTGAAGTTCGCGGCCGACCTGGTGCGCGCCGAGCTGAGCTTGGCAATCCCGTCACAGCGTTGA
- the clpB gene encoding ATP-dependent chaperone ClpB: protein MDSFNPTTKTQAALTAALQTATAAGNPEIRPAHLLQALLTQNDGIAAPLLEAVGVNPAAIRNEAQHLIDLAPQVASSNAQPQLSRDSLAAITVAQQLATELDDEYVSTEHLMVGLATGDSDVAKLLSGHGASPQALREAFVKVRGSARVTSPDPEASYQALEKYSTDLTARAREGKLDPVIGRDTEIRRVVQVLSRRTKNNPVLIGEPGVGKTAIVEGLAQRIVAGDVPDSLRDKTVVSLDLGSMVAGAKYRGEFEERLKAVLDEIKDSAGQIITFIDELHTIVGAGATGEGAMDAGNMIKPMLARGELRLVGATTLEEYRKYIEKDAALERRFQQVYVGEPSAEDTIGILRGLKDRYEVHHGVRITDSALVAAATLSDRYITARFLPDKAIDLVDEAASRLRMEIDSRPVEIDEVERLVRRLEIEEMALSKESDDASKDRLAKLRSELADYKEKLAQLTTRWQNEKGAIDIVRELKEQLETLRGESDRAERDGDLAKAAELRYGRIPEVEKKLEAALPNAQAREDVMLKEEVGPDDIADVVSAWTGIPAGRLLEGETAKLLRMEEELGKRVVGQRKPVQAVSDAVRRSRAGVADPNRPTGSFLFLGPTGVGKTELAKALADFLFDDERAMVRIDMSEYGEKHSVARLVGAPPGYVGYDQGGQLTEAVRRRPYTVVLFDEVEKAHPDVFDVLLQVLDEGRLTDGQGRTVDFRNTILILTSNLGSGGTEEQVMAAVRAAFKPEFINRLDDVLIFEGLNPEELVRIVDIQLQQLAKRLAQRRLTIEVSLEAKKWLAQRGFDPVYGARPLRRLIQQAIGDQLAKMLLAGEVHDGDIVPINISADGDSLVLG from the coding sequence GTGGACTCGTTCAACCCGACCACCAAGACGCAGGCAGCTTTGACCGCGGCTCTGCAGACGGCCACCGCCGCCGGTAACCCCGAAATCCGGCCCGCGCATCTGCTGCAGGCCCTGCTGACCCAGAACGACGGGATCGCCGCGCCGCTGCTGGAGGCGGTCGGTGTGAACCCGGCGGCGATCCGCAACGAAGCCCAGCACCTGATTGATCTGGCACCGCAGGTCGCCAGCTCCAACGCGCAACCGCAGTTGTCGCGCGACTCCCTGGCCGCGATCACCGTGGCCCAGCAGCTGGCCACCGAACTCGACGACGAGTACGTCTCCACCGAGCACCTGATGGTGGGCCTGGCCACCGGCGACTCCGATGTCGCCAAGCTGCTGAGCGGCCACGGCGCGTCCCCGCAGGCGTTGCGGGAGGCGTTCGTCAAGGTGCGCGGCAGCGCCCGGGTCACCAGCCCCGATCCGGAGGCCAGCTACCAGGCGTTGGAGAAGTACTCCACTGATCTGACCGCGCGAGCCCGTGAGGGCAAGCTGGACCCGGTTATCGGCCGTGACACCGAGATTCGCCGAGTGGTACAGGTTTTGAGCCGGCGCACCAAGAACAACCCGGTGCTCATCGGTGAGCCCGGCGTCGGCAAGACCGCGATCGTCGAGGGCCTGGCTCAGCGCATCGTCGCCGGGGACGTCCCCGACAGCCTGCGCGACAAGACCGTCGTCAGCCTGGACCTGGGCTCGATGGTGGCCGGCGCCAAGTACCGCGGCGAGTTCGAGGAACGCCTTAAGGCCGTGCTGGACGAGATCAAGGACTCCGCCGGGCAGATCATCACGTTCATCGACGAGCTGCACACCATCGTCGGCGCCGGTGCCACCGGCGAGGGCGCGATGGATGCCGGCAACATGATCAAGCCGATGCTGGCGCGCGGCGAGCTGCGGTTGGTCGGCGCCACCACGCTGGAGGAGTACCGCAAGTACATCGAGAAGGACGCCGCCCTGGAGCGTCGTTTCCAGCAGGTCTACGTCGGTGAACCGTCGGCCGAGGACACCATCGGCATCCTGCGTGGACTCAAGGATCGCTACGAGGTGCACCACGGTGTGCGCATCACCGACTCCGCGCTGGTGGCTGCCGCCACGCTTTCCGACCGCTACATCACTGCAAGGTTCTTGCCGGACAAGGCCATTGACCTGGTGGATGAGGCCGCGTCGCGGCTGCGGATGGAGATCGACTCGCGGCCTGTGGAGATCGACGAGGTCGAGCGACTCGTGCGCCGGCTGGAAATCGAAGAGATGGCGCTGAGCAAGGAATCCGATGACGCGTCCAAAGACCGGTTGGCGAAGCTGCGCAGCGAGCTGGCCGATTACAAGGAGAAGCTGGCGCAGCTGACGACCCGGTGGCAGAACGAGAAGGGTGCCATCGACATCGTCCGTGAGCTCAAGGAGCAGCTGGAGACGCTGCGTGGCGAGTCCGACCGGGCCGAGCGCGACGGCGACCTGGCCAAGGCGGCCGAGCTGCGCTACGGGCGCATTCCCGAGGTGGAGAAGAAACTCGAAGCCGCGCTGCCCAATGCGCAGGCCCGCGAGGATGTCATGCTCAAGGAAGAGGTCGGCCCGGACGACATCGCCGATGTGGTGAGCGCCTGGACCGGCATCCCGGCCGGGCGGCTGCTGGAAGGCGAAACCGCCAAGCTGCTGCGTATGGAAGAGGAACTCGGCAAGCGTGTCGTCGGGCAGCGCAAGCCGGTGCAGGCCGTGTCGGATGCGGTGCGGCGCAGCCGGGCCGGGGTCGCCGACCCCAACCGGCCCACGGGCTCGTTCCTGTTCCTGGGGCCCACCGGCGTCGGCAAGACCGAGCTGGCCAAGGCACTGGCCGACTTCCTGTTCGACGACGAACGGGCCATGGTCCGCATCGACATGAGCGAGTACGGCGAGAAGCACTCGGTGGCTCGCCTGGTCGGTGCGCCTCCGGGCTACGTCGGCTACGACCAGGGCGGTCAGCTGACCGAGGCGGTGCGCCGCCGGCCCTACACCGTGGTGCTGTTCGACGAGGTGGAAAAGGCCCACCCGGACGTGTTCGACGTGCTGCTGCAGGTCCTCGACGAGGGCAGGCTCACCGACGGACAGGGCCGCACGGTGGACTTCCGCAACACGATCCTGATCCTGACCTCCAACCTGGGGTCCGGTGGCACCGAGGAGCAGGTCATGGCTGCGGTGCGGGCGGCGTTCAAGCCGGAGTTCATCAACCGGCTTGACGATGTGCTGATCTTCGAGGGCCTCAACCCCGAGGAGCTGGTGCGGATCGTCGACATTCAGCTGCAGCAGTTGGCCAAGCGGCTGGCGCAGCGACGGCTGACCATTGAGGTGTCGTTGGAGGCCAAGAAGTGGCTGGCTCAGCGCGGATTCGACCCGGTCTACGGGGCGCGTCCACTGCGCCGGTTGATCCAACAGGCCATCGGCGACCAGCTGGCCAAGATGTTGCTGGCCGGCGAGGTGCACGACGGTGACATCGTGCCGATCAACATCAGCGCGGACGGCGATTCGCTGGTCCTGGGCTGA